The Thalassotalea sp. HSM 43 genome window below encodes:
- a CDS encoding HesA/MoeB/ThiF family protein has product MSLTDKEYMRYSRHIMVDEIGEAGQLAFKNAHVLIVGMGGLGCPASQYLATAGIGQLTLIDHDDIEITNLQRQILYSDFDLGEAKVEVAQQQLESLNPHCQINTLKESIFDVDLTTILAGVDVVLDCTDSAKTRQYINACSVKAKVKLVSAAAIRGSGQLTSFDFSLAKSPCYHCLHPDLDEQQLNCATMGVMGPLLGVMGSMQAIETLRLLLGKQDNIGRLLLFDAFTMQFQQFSLPKKDNCPVCG; this is encoded by the coding sequence ATGAGCTTAACTGATAAAGAGTATATGCGTTATAGCCGTCATATCATGGTGGATGAGATAGGTGAAGCTGGTCAGCTTGCCTTTAAAAACGCGCATGTACTCATTGTTGGCATGGGCGGCTTGGGTTGTCCTGCCAGTCAATATCTGGCAACCGCAGGTATTGGTCAATTAACCTTGATTGACCATGACGATATTGAGATCACCAATCTGCAGCGACAGATACTGTACAGTGATTTTGATTTGGGTGAAGCTAAGGTAGAGGTCGCGCAACAGCAGCTAGAAAGCCTCAATCCACATTGCCAAATCAATACCTTAAAGGAATCAATTTTTGATGTTGATTTAACCACCATTTTGGCTGGCGTTGATGTTGTATTGGATTGTACCGATAGCGCGAAAACTCGACAATACATCAACGCTTGTAGCGTTAAAGCTAAGGTTAAATTAGTCAGTGCGGCGGCAATTCGAGGTTCAGGACAACTCACCAGTTTTGATTTTAGTCTTGCTAAATCGCCTTGCTACCATTGTTTGCATCCTGATCTTGATGAACAACAACTTAACTGCGCTACTATGGGGGTCATGGGGCCGCTGTTAGGGGTAATGGGCAGCATGCAAGCGATTGAAACATTACGTTTGTTACTCGGCAAACAAGACAATATTGGTCGATTATTGTTATTTGATGCCTTTACCATGCAGTTTCAGCAGTTTAGCTTACCCAAAAAAGATAATTGCCCGGTGTGTGGTTAA
- a CDS encoding DUF748 domain-containing protein: MKRSSKLLIKFAVFAGLWLVLWLASDPLIKHFANRQLADMNASIDYKSARISPFDLSLTVEELQLDYKNQIMLSVEQLSVDLNSHALTDKELHFDHLHIGSFYFDNPKFLELLEQRTNDQDSGDNSEQSSLPLLVIDDVSASGKLLFSDDKKPVTINDFGANDVSYGEQGYKAKLSAVLNYMQNSLSVAGALNSDNDQIKINLKKLKGQLNVADLNEFSEINLPLIQGHIDFDATANVSYSQQGLSIASGQSDLRISDGLLKAATGADSSELEISFEQFQLDLSNSQFEMKSDALSATKIDIEQTDVVIKNGLVSGVLRSDNADSQIKFSKIQLTATESQVSLDQQNQPLQLDTTVNIDSERLDWHQLALNNEPKALVLHLDAATLLGIDISQTENSQSPTVAMDKMTLQTGIFSQVFAMPLIELNKDKTIEPLLEFNQLSLDKFSLANDELVIGGIDIDAKHVIFYKNKDNAIANFVDLFASDEEQAAAGDVPDEDGQQANNAAKQKPTANAAQEHDVSIHVDRFNLTGEPVITLYDHSLSETFEQHVTIEQLSLSNVDRASDESDSEKAKFSLKGRIGKRARIDIDGALYPFADERDLEAKGQLKAIDLKRYTPYVVDATGYAIKQGLLYADFQFAINNDVIKGDVDTRINGIEISELQNNKQSGSVSTMPINVVISQLSDEHGNVNVDVPLAGRIDDPNFGLSGFISLVTTKAIKEGAKTYLLQALVPYASVVNVAMLASGSLFKVSVNDLPYETGQTELRPTQNEFIQPLAELMQSKEELHLTICPVVIGNSEDKAQARELRKVGQLRGELFIDAMIEQYQISDERLIPCRTKIVEKGVVGLTFKFN; the protein is encoded by the coding sequence ATGAAACGCTCGAGTAAGTTATTAATTAAATTCGCAGTATTTGCCGGGCTATGGTTGGTTTTATGGCTCGCTAGTGACCCTCTCATCAAGCATTTCGCTAATCGCCAATTGGCCGATATGAATGCATCTATTGATTATAAATCGGCTCGTATATCACCATTTGATTTGTCACTGACAGTCGAAGAATTACAGCTCGATTATAAAAACCAAATCATGCTAAGCGTTGAGCAATTGAGTGTTGATTTAAATTCACATGCATTGACCGATAAAGAGCTGCACTTCGATCATCTACATATTGGTTCGTTCTATTTTGATAACCCGAAATTTCTTGAGTTGCTTGAGCAACGGACCAATGACCAAGACAGCGGTGACAATTCGGAACAATCATCATTACCTTTATTGGTTATTGATGATGTCAGCGCCTCAGGTAAGCTATTGTTTTCCGATGATAAAAAACCCGTTACTATCAATGATTTTGGCGCCAATGATGTGTCATATGGTGAGCAAGGCTATAAAGCCAAACTCAGCGCCGTACTAAACTATATGCAGAATAGCTTATCTGTGGCTGGCGCCCTTAACAGTGACAATGATCAGATCAAAATCAATCTGAAAAAGCTTAAAGGTCAATTAAATGTTGCCGACCTCAATGAGTTTAGTGAAATTAATTTGCCGTTAATTCAAGGCCATATTGATTTTGATGCAACGGCCAATGTGTCATATTCGCAACAAGGTTTAAGCATTGCTAGCGGACAAAGTGATTTACGCATTAGCGATGGCTTATTAAAGGCTGCTACAGGCGCTGATAGCAGTGAATTGGAAATAAGCTTTGAGCAATTTCAACTTGACCTCAGTAACAGTCAGTTTGAGATGAAAAGTGATGCATTGAGCGCAACCAAAATCGATATTGAGCAAACGGACGTGGTCATCAAAAATGGTTTGGTTAGTGGAGTGCTGCGTTCAGATAATGCCGATTCGCAAATTAAATTTAGTAAAATCCAGCTAACAGCGACAGAGAGCCAGGTTAGCCTAGATCAGCAAAACCAGCCATTACAGCTCGATACAACAGTGAATATCGACAGCGAACGTCTCGATTGGCATCAACTTGCGTTAAATAATGAACCGAAAGCCTTGGTATTGCATCTTGATGCGGCAACATTGCTTGGCATTGATATAAGTCAGACCGAAAATTCTCAATCGCCGACAGTGGCGATGGATAAAATGACCTTACAAACAGGGATTTTCTCACAGGTTTTTGCGATGCCATTGATCGAGCTGAACAAAGACAAGACCATAGAACCCTTACTTGAGTTTAACCAATTGTCATTAGACAAATTCAGTTTAGCAAATGATGAGCTGGTCATTGGTGGCATAGATATTGATGCCAAACACGTCATTTTTTATAAGAATAAAGACAATGCCATCGCCAACTTTGTCGACCTATTTGCCAGTGACGAAGAGCAAGCTGCAGCGGGCGATGTCCCGGATGAAGACGGCCAACAGGCAAATAACGCAGCTAAACAAAAACCGACAGCAAACGCAGCACAAGAGCATGACGTATCGATACATGTTGATCGCTTTAACCTTACCGGTGAGCCAGTGATAACCTTGTACGATCATTCATTGTCGGAGACATTTGAACAACATGTCACCATTGAGCAATTAAGCCTAAGCAATGTTGACAGAGCCAGCGATGAAAGCGATAGCGAAAAAGCTAAATTTAGTCTTAAAGGTCGCATTGGTAAACGCGCACGTATCGATATTGACGGTGCCTTGTATCCATTTGCGGATGAGCGTGATTTAGAAGCAAAAGGCCAACTTAAAGCCATCGATTTGAAGCGATATACGCCTTATGTTGTCGATGCTACGGGGTATGCAATTAAGCAAGGTTTGCTCTATGCAGATTTTCAATTTGCCATTAATAACGACGTTATAAAAGGCGATGTCGACACCCGTATTAATGGCATTGAAATCAGTGAATTGCAAAACAACAAACAATCGGGCTCGGTATCGACAATGCCCATCAATGTGGTTATTTCGCAATTGAGCGATGAACACGGCAATGTAAATGTTGACGTACCCCTGGCAGGGCGCATTGATGATCCAAACTTTGGTTTGAGTGGCTTTATTTCATTGGTGACCACGAAAGCGATTAAAGAGGGGGCGAAAACCTATCTTTTGCAAGCGTTAGTGCCCTACGCCAGTGTGGTCAATGTTGCCATGCTCGCATCCGGCAGCCTATTTAAAGTATCGGTCAATGACTTGCCCTATGAAACAGGACAGACAGAATTGCGGCCAACACAAAATGAGTTTATCCAGCCTTTAGCCGAGCTAATGCAAAGTAAAGAAGAGCTGCACCTAACCATTTGTCCTGTTGTGATTGGTAACTCTGAAGACAAAGCGCAAGCGAGAGAATTGCGCAAAGTAGGCCAACTTCGTGGTGAATTATTTATTGACGCGATGATTGAACAATATCAAATTTCAGATGAGCGATTGATACCGTGTCGTACAAAAATCGTTGAAAAAGGCGTGGTTGGACTGACGTTTAAGTTTAATTAA
- a CDS encoding MarR family winged helix-turn-helix transcriptional regulator, with protein MFDSDNGTISLQDFLPYRLATLANRISQSLANKYQSQFGISVSEWRVIAVLGEKRQASAVEITQTIAMDKVAVSRTVKKLIEKHTVKKISSELDNRLFYLQLTQKGKQLYDELVPLAYQHQQLALQEFSAEEKILLAKMLDKLDHSNAT; from the coding sequence ATGTTTGATTCCGACAATGGCACCATATCTTTACAGGATTTTTTGCCCTATCGATTAGCGACCTTAGCCAATCGAATTTCCCAGTCTTTGGCCAATAAATATCAAAGCCAATTTGGCATTAGTGTTAGTGAGTGGCGAGTAATCGCAGTGCTTGGAGAAAAGCGCCAAGCAAGTGCGGTGGAGATCACCCAAACAATTGCCATGGATAAAGTTGCAGTGTCGAGAACAGTGAAAAAACTCATTGAAAAACATACAGTTAAAAAGATATCTAGCGAACTTGATAACCGTTTGTTTTACTTGCAATTAACGCAAAAAGGCAAACAATTGTATGATGAATTGGTGCCGTTAGCCTACCAACATCAGCAATTGGCACTGCAAGAATTTAGCGCCGAAGAAAAAATATTATTGGCCAAGATGTTGGATAAACTGGATCACAGTAACGCCACTTAA
- the hppD gene encoding 4-hydroxyphenylpyruvate dioxygenase codes for MADLFENPMGLDGFEFVEFTAPEKGILEPVFHSMGFTHVANHKSKDVQLWRQGDINFIANYEKKSHADYYAQEHGPSACGLAFRVKNAAFAYENCLKKGAQPVHVETGPMELRLPAIKGIGGATLYLVDRYQGTNTIYDIDFDWIEGVDRHPEGCGFHTLDHLTHNVYRGRMDYWASYYEDLFNFREIRYFDIKGEYTGLLSKAMTAPDGKIRIPLNEEAAGGGGQIEEFLMKYNGEGIQHIAFACDDIIACWDRLKAQGIKFMTAPPSTYYAMLEERLPGHGEPVEELQTRGILLDGTTNGEKPRLLLQIFSDTVLGPVFFEFIQRKEDDGFGEGNFKALFESIERDQLERGVIGDKETA; via the coding sequence ATGGCTGATTTATTTGAAAACCCAATGGGCTTAGATGGTTTTGAATTTGTAGAATTCACCGCACCAGAAAAAGGTATTTTAGAACCAGTATTTCACAGCATGGGTTTTACTCACGTAGCTAATCATAAATCAAAAGACGTCCAGTTATGGCGTCAAGGCGATATCAACTTTATCGCTAACTACGAAAAGAAAAGTCACGCCGACTATTACGCACAAGAACATGGTCCGTCAGCATGTGGTTTAGCGTTTCGCGTTAAAAATGCCGCGTTTGCATACGAGAATTGTTTGAAAAAAGGTGCTCAACCCGTTCATGTTGAAACCGGTCCTATGGAATTGCGTTTACCTGCAATCAAAGGTATCGGCGGAGCAACGTTATATTTAGTTGACCGTTATCAAGGTACCAATACCATTTATGACATCGACTTTGACTGGATTGAAGGTGTTGACCGTCATCCTGAAGGTTGTGGTTTCCACACCTTAGATCACCTAACTCATAACGTATACCGTGGCCGCATGGACTACTGGGCGAGCTACTACGAAGACTTATTTAACTTCCGTGAAATTCGTTACTTCGATATCAAAGGTGAGTACACCGGTCTTTTATCAAAAGCAATGACAGCACCAGATGGTAAAATTCGTATCCCTCTAAACGAAGAAGCTGCCGGTGGCGGTGGTCAAATCGAAGAGTTCCTAATGAAGTACAACGGTGAAGGTATCCAGCATATTGCTTTTGCATGTGACGACATTATTGCTTGTTGGGATCGTCTAAAAGCACAAGGTATTAAGTTTATGACGGCGCCACCGTCGACTTACTACGCAATGCTTGAAGAACGTTTACCAGGTCACGGCGAGCCAGTAGAAGAATTGCAAACTCGTGGTATTTTGCTTGATGGCACAACCAATGGTGAAAAGCCTCGTCTATTACTACAAATCTTCTCTGATACCGTATTGGGCCCAGTATTCTTCGAATTCATCCAACGTAAAGAAGACGATGGTTTCGGTGAAGGTAACTTTAAAGCGCTATTTGAATCTATCGAACGTGATCAGTTAGAGCGTGGCGTAATCGGCGACAAAGAAACGGCTTAA
- a CDS encoding VOC family protein: MAIKRIHHVAYRCNDAKETVAFYRDLLGMDFQLAIAENEVPSTKAPDPYMHVFLDAGMGNVLAFFELPNSPKMDRDQNTPEWVQHIAFEVESMDELLEQKAKLEQAGLDVLGPVNHTIFESIYFFDPNGHRIELAAQTAKPGMLAELKRVSVDMLDEWAETKRAPQHAAWLHSGEDFPGEK, translated from the coding sequence ATGGCTATCAAGCGTATTCATCATGTAGCTTATCGTTGTAACGATGCTAAAGAAACGGTAGCATTCTACCGCGATTTACTGGGTATGGATTTTCAATTGGCTATCGCTGAGAACGAAGTTCCATCAACCAAAGCACCAGATCCATATATGCACGTATTTTTGGATGCTGGCATGGGCAATGTCTTGGCGTTTTTTGAATTACCAAATTCGCCAAAAATGGACCGTGACCAGAATACGCCTGAATGGGTGCAGCATATTGCCTTTGAAGTAGAATCTATGGATGAGTTGCTAGAGCAAAAAGCCAAGCTTGAACAAGCTGGTTTGGATGTACTAGGACCAGTAAACCATACTATTTTTGAATCGATATACTTTTTTGATCCAAACGGTCATCGTATTGAGCTTGCCGCACAAACGGCGAAGCCGGGTATGTTAGCAGAATTAAAGCGTGTATCTGTCGATATGCTAGATGAGTGGGCTGAAACTAAGCGCGCACCTCAGCATGCAGCATGGTTGCACAGTGGCGAAGATTTTCCAGGTGAGAAATAA
- a CDS encoding fumarylacetoacetate hydrolase family protein: MKLASLKAGRDGALVVVNTALTKMVSAEAIAPTMQFAIDNWADVEAKLEALFTQLENGDVEGQTFEQSDCESPLPRAYQWADGSAYVNHVELVRRARNAEMPASFWTDPLMYQGGSDSFLAPRENIVMPKDEGFGIDFEAEIAVITNDVPMGVSADDALQHIKLIMIVNDVSLRGLIPGELAKGFGFFQSKPSSAFSPVCVTPDMLGDAWQAGVLHLPLCSKYNNELFGNPNAGIDMTFHFGQLIAHAARTRPLEAGTVIGSGTVSNKMEGGPGKPVAQGGVGYSCIAEIRMIETIENGAPTTPFMSFGDNIQIEMFNNDGQSIFGQINQNVVKA; this comes from the coding sequence ATGAAATTAGCAAGTCTTAAAGCAGGTCGCGATGGCGCCCTAGTCGTGGTAAACACCGCACTTACAAAAATGGTTTCAGCTGAAGCGATTGCACCTACGATGCAATTTGCTATCGATAACTGGGCGGATGTTGAAGCTAAACTTGAAGCCTTATTCACACAGCTTGAAAACGGTGACGTTGAAGGCCAAACCTTTGAGCAAAGCGACTGTGAATCTCCGCTTCCACGTGCTTATCAATGGGCTGATGGTAGCGCTTATGTAAACCACGTTGAGCTGGTACGTCGCGCTCGTAACGCCGAAATGCCGGCAAGCTTCTGGACCGACCCACTAATGTATCAAGGTGGTTCAGACAGCTTCTTAGCACCACGTGAAAACATCGTTATGCCAAAAGACGAAGGTTTCGGTATCGACTTTGAGGCCGAAATTGCGGTTATCACCAACGATGTACCTATGGGTGTTAGCGCTGATGATGCACTGCAGCACATCAAACTTATCATGATCGTTAATGACGTATCACTTCGTGGTTTGATTCCAGGTGAACTTGCCAAAGGTTTTGGTTTCTTCCAGTCTAAACCATCGAGCGCATTCAGCCCGGTATGTGTAACACCAGATATGTTGGGTGATGCATGGCAAGCTGGTGTATTACACCTGCCATTGTGTTCTAAGTACAACAACGAGCTATTTGGTAACCCGAATGCGGGCATTGACATGACGTTCCATTTTGGTCAATTGATTGCCCATGCGGCTCGTACTCGTCCATTAGAAGCGGGTACCGTGATTGGTTCAGGCACTGTCTCTAACAAGATGGAAGGTGGCCCAGGTAAGCCAGTTGCTCAAGGTGGTGTTGGTTATAGCTGTATCGCTGAAATCCGCATGATTGAAACCATTGAGAACGGTGCACCAACGACACCATTTATGAGCTTTGGTGATAACATTCAAATTGAAATGTTCAACAACGATGGCCAGTCTATCTTTGGTCAAATCAATCAGAATGTTGTAAAAGCTTAA
- a CDS encoding DUF945 family protein, with the protein MKLRYPVVAVAAGLLVAPYFTGKIVEQEFNSIYEQMSASMPYQIKVDNYQRGWFSSTADVSVTIEQDIPDMVQPLTMTFVAKHDIQHGPILTQSSIALGLADIANSFDFEHNMPENADITHDFSKDKIHYSTQISFTGGMNSVMETEQINVTTPDATIAILPLQLQADLSRDGALVFDGNWLGMTVTAADVEVLRLGKMDLVGDQQVVRGDIFANTAVMVGDTKVNLAKMNFIDEVTGQSVNISDIEIISNSQDKEGMMYADAKMTAKTIDAMGVKLSDFNYTASINKVDLDVYAELQKLLVSGSSTEDPARFAMEVQALIPKFFESSPEIKINNLGVKTEQGDIASKMDITIDESKVDANNPMSLIMALDAKADGSAPIEFFEQLGMGENIEALIMQNMLVQDQEKVKFDFSFNNGQALINGMPMPLG; encoded by the coding sequence ATGAAATTGCGCTACCCTGTCGTTGCCGTAGCAGCAGGTTTATTGGTTGCCCCATATTTTACAGGCAAAATAGTCGAACAAGAATTCAATAGCATTTATGAGCAAATGTCTGCCTCAATGCCATACCAAATTAAGGTTGATAATTATCAACGAGGCTGGTTTTCTTCGACTGCTGATGTATCGGTCACCATAGAGCAAGATATCCCGGATATGGTGCAACCGTTAACCATGACATTTGTTGCCAAACACGATATCCAACATGGTCCAATCTTAACACAATCCAGCATCGCTTTAGGTCTGGCTGATATTGCAAACAGCTTTGATTTTGAGCATAACATGCCAGAAAATGCCGACATCACCCACGATTTTAGCAAAGACAAAATACATTACTCGACCCAAATAAGCTTTACCGGTGGCATGAATTCGGTGATGGAAACCGAGCAAATTAACGTCACCACGCCAGACGCAACCATTGCCATTTTACCATTGCAACTGCAAGCTGACCTTAGCCGTGATGGCGCCTTGGTCTTTGATGGTAACTGGCTTGGTATGACGGTTACCGCCGCAGATGTTGAAGTATTACGCCTTGGTAAAATGGATCTGGTCGGTGATCAGCAAGTGGTTCGCGGCGATATTTTTGCCAATACCGCGGTTATGGTCGGTGATACCAAAGTAAATTTAGCTAAGATGAATTTTATTGATGAGGTGACCGGCCAAAGCGTCAACATTTCTGATATCGAGATTATATCCAACAGCCAAGACAAAGAAGGCATGATGTATGCCGATGCCAAAATGACGGCGAAAACTATCGATGCGATGGGGGTTAAGTTAAGCGACTTTAATTACACCGCTAGCATTAATAAAGTCGATTTGGACGTTTATGCCGAACTGCAAAAGCTGCTAGTCAGTGGCAGCTCAACAGAAGATCCTGCGCGATTTGCGATGGAAGTTCAGGCATTGATTCCAAAATTTTTCGAGTCATCGCCGGAAATAAAAATCAATAATCTTGGCGTCAAAACCGAGCAAGGTGATATCGCCAGCAAAATGGATATTACCATTGATGAAAGCAAAGTAGACGCCAACAACCCGATGTCATTGATTATGGCTCTCGATGCCAAAGCCGATGGCAGTGCCCCTATCGAGTTTTTTGAACAACTTGGTATGGGTGAAAACATTGAGGCGCTGATCATGCAAAACATGTTGGTGCAAGACCAAGAGAAAGTGAAGTTTGATTTCAGCTTTAATAATGGTCAGGCTCTAATTAACGGAATGCCAATGCCGCTTGGCTAA
- a CDS encoding peptidylprolyl isomerase, with the protein MKNLIAFLGKAALCSALLTSAAQATTVLFKTSMGDFEVELLDEHTPKTVENFLAYVENGSYNNVLFHRSIRGFIAQSGGFNYDFDEHEVSEITSLPTVINEPVFSNVRGTIAMAKVGGEPNSATSEWFFNVGANASNLDFQNGGFTVFGVVTEPGMEIIDAINDLPIYNLGSSAFSETPIQHEPAEGEELTGDHLVVVESVTVINSEPNTIDELPLPSRNTGEKEGDDDDSSSGGGSSSWLLALAGLALTARRNK; encoded by the coding sequence ATGAAAAATTTAATCGCATTTTTAGGTAAGGCAGCATTATGCTCGGCCCTATTAACCTCGGCAGCCCAAGCTACAACCGTTCTATTTAAAACTTCAATGGGTGACTTTGAAGTTGAACTATTGGACGAACATACACCGAAAACCGTAGAAAACTTCTTAGCATACGTGGAAAACGGCAGCTATAACAACGTGCTATTTCACCGTAGCATAAGAGGTTTTATCGCCCAAAGTGGTGGCTTCAACTACGATTTTGACGAACACGAAGTCAGTGAAATCACATCACTGCCGACGGTTATTAACGAACCTGTGTTTTCAAATGTTCGCGGCACCATCGCGATGGCAAAAGTTGGTGGTGAACCTAACAGTGCAACCAGTGAATGGTTTTTTAACGTTGGCGCCAACGCAAGTAACCTAGATTTCCAAAACGGTGGTTTCACAGTATTCGGTGTGGTAACAGAACCTGGTATGGAAATTATCGATGCCATCAATGATTTACCAATTTATAACCTAGGCTCTTCAGCATTTAGCGAAACACCAATTCAGCATGAACCTGCTGAAGGTGAAGAGCTGACAGGTGATCACTTGGTTGTGGTCGAATCAGTAACCGTGATCAATTCTGAACCAAACACGATTGATGAATTGCCATTGCCTAGCCGAAATACCGGTGAAAAAGAGGGTGATGATGACGACTCTTCATCTGGTGGCGGTAGTTCAAGCTGGTTATTGGCTTTAGCTGGTTTAGCATTAACAGCACGTCGGAATAAGTAA
- a CDS encoding sodium/proline symporter — translation MDYTSTVLATLIIYKLVLIGIGFWANKKTDSTEDYFIGGRGLGPWVAAVSSAASASSAWTLLGMSGAAYAMGLSAIWIVPAVVCGYMFNWMWLAPRLQKKAQQQRSVTLTELLASDGKGMQKPIMWLCSLCIVFAFTFYIAAQFQAAGNTFASTFDVSMQNSVFLGTAIIVIYTLLGGFWAVSVTDTLQGLLMAAAGLVLPIAGLIAVGGPSELWLQMQSAFNDVQLSWTGQHQGLIGLAFIFGLLAIGLGNPGQPHVVNRMMAIRDEKSVQQAKMIAIAWSAIVITGMLIVGWCAKVLLEPLANNEQALLDVTNLLFPPVVAGIIIAAILSAVMSTADSQLLVSASAVSYDMGNNKTQKNSLLISRITVVVMSLISMFIALYAPEDIFSRVLFAWNALGAAFGPLLIVKVMSKSVDGKYAFMAIASGFFIAVGLSFLPSAPGDYIERIIPFVVAFIFAWLGRNR, via the coding sequence ATGGATTACACCTCTACCGTCCTTGCGACCCTCATCATATATAAGCTTGTGCTGATAGGCATTGGCTTTTGGGCCAACAAAAAAACCGATAGCACTGAAGACTATTTTATTGGCGGCCGTGGTCTCGGTCCATGGGTAGCCGCGGTAAGCTCAGCCGCCAGTGCCTCCTCAGCTTGGACATTGCTCGGCATGAGTGGCGCGGCTTACGCCATGGGCTTGTCGGCTATTTGGATCGTTCCGGCGGTTGTCTGTGGTTATATGTTTAATTGGATGTGGTTAGCACCACGTTTGCAAAAGAAAGCACAACAACAACGCTCAGTGACGCTAACCGAATTATTGGCCAGTGATGGCAAAGGCATGCAAAAGCCGATTATGTGGCTGTGCTCGTTATGTATCGTATTTGCCTTTACCTTTTATATCGCTGCGCAATTTCAGGCCGCAGGCAATACCTTTGCCTCTACTTTTGACGTGTCGATGCAAAACAGCGTGTTTTTGGGTACGGCGATCATTGTCATATATACCTTGCTGGGCGGGTTTTGGGCGGTATCTGTTACCGATACCCTGCAAGGTCTGCTGATGGCGGCAGCGGGCTTGGTGTTGCCAATTGCTGGTTTAATTGCCGTCGGAGGTCCCAGTGAATTATGGCTGCAAATGCAAAGCGCGTTTAACGACGTTCAACTAAGCTGGACAGGGCAACATCAAGGTCTGATTGGTCTGGCGTTCATCTTTGGCTTATTGGCTATTGGCTTAGGTAATCCAGGTCAACCGCATGTGGTTAATCGTATGATGGCGATCCGTGATGAAAAATCGGTTCAGCAAGCAAAAATGATTGCCATTGCGTGGTCGGCTATTGTTATCACCGGTATGTTAATTGTCGGTTGGTGTGCAAAAGTGTTGTTAGAGCCGTTAGCCAATAATGAACAAGCCCTGTTAGACGTCACAAATTTGCTGTTTCCACCGGTTGTTGCCGGCATTATTATTGCCGCTATTTTGTCGGCGGTGATGTCGACAGCTGACAGCCAGTTACTGGTTTCGGCGTCTGCAGTATCCTACGACATGGGCAATAACAAGACACAGAAAAATAGCTTACTGATCTCTCGTATTACCGTGGTTGTGATGTCGCTTATCTCGATGTTTATTGCGCTTTATGCCCCAGAAGATATCTTTTCTCGAGTACTATTTGCTTGGAATGCACTGGGCGCCGCTTTTGGTCCACTATTAATTGTTAAAGTGATGAGCAAATCCGTTGATGGCAAATACGCCTTTATGGCTATCGCCAGCGGTTTCTTTATTGCCGTCGGCTTAAGTTTTTTACCGTCAGCACCGGGCGATTATATCGAGCGCATCATACCGTTTGTCGTGGCATTCATCTTTGCTTGGCTCGGGAGAAATCGCTAA
- the hpt gene encoding hypoxanthine phosphoribosyltransferase, which yields MKHKIDIMISEQDVADRVSRLGKEISEHYQGSEHLVMVGLLRGSFVFMADLARKISVNHEVDFMTASSYGNSMESSRDVHILKDLDGDIAGKDVLLIEDIIDTGNTLSKVVQILNLRDPKSINICTLLDKPSRREVAVDVKWVGFDIPDEFVVGVGIDYAQKYRHLPYIGKVVPLE from the coding sequence ATGAAGCACAAAATCGATATCATGATATCTGAACAAGACGTTGCTGATCGAGTTAGCCGTTTAGGCAAAGAAATCAGTGAGCATTACCAGGGCAGTGAGCATTTGGTTATGGTTGGTCTATTGCGTGGATCGTTTGTGTTTATGGCCGACTTAGCCCGCAAAATTAGCGTTAATCACGAAGTCGACTTTATGACCGCATCAAGTTATGGCAACAGCATGGAAAGCTCCCGTGATGTGCATATCTTAAAAGATCTCGATGGCGATATTGCTGGTAAAGATGTACTGCTTATTGAAGATATTATCGATACCGGTAATACCTTAAGCAAGGTGGTACAAATTCTCAATTTACGCGACCCTAAATCGATAAACATTTGTACTTTGCTTGATAAACCATCGCGCCGTGAAGTGGCTGTTGATGTGAAGTGGGTAGGGTTTGATATTCCCGACGAATTTGTCGTTGGCGTAGGCATAGACTACGCGCAAAAATATCGTCACCTACCATACATCGGTAAAGTGGTGCCGTTAGAGTAG